A window of Acidimicrobiales bacterium contains these coding sequences:
- the dtd gene encoding D-aminoacyl-tRNA deacylase — MRALVQRVAWARVSVGDEEVGRIGPGLCAFVGVTHDDTSAEARALAAKVWHLRVMDDDAGVMNRSVADTTGEVLVVSQFTLYGDTSRGRRPSWIAAARPEQAEPLVRAVVDELRRLGATVATGRFRAEMAVALVNDGPVTLVLDV, encoded by the coding sequence TCGGTGGGGGACGAGGAGGTCGGCCGGATCGGGCCTGGCCTGTGCGCCTTCGTGGGCGTCACCCACGACGACACGTCGGCCGAGGCCAGGGCGCTGGCGGCCAAGGTGTGGCACCTGCGGGTGATGGACGACGACGCCGGGGTGATGAACCGGTCGGTGGCCGACACGACCGGCGAGGTGCTCGTCGTCAGCCAATTCACCCTCTACGGCGACACCAGCCGGGGGCGGCGCCCGTCGTGGATCGCCGCCGCCCGGCCCGAGCAGGCGGAGCCGCTGGTCCGGGCCGTGGTCGACGAGCTGCGCCGGCTCGGGGCGACGGTCGCCACCGGCCGCTTCCGGGCCGAGATGGCCGTCGCGCTCGTCAACGACGGTCCGGTGACGCTCGTCCTCGACGTGTGA